A genome region from Populus alba chromosome 3, ASM523922v2, whole genome shotgun sequence includes the following:
- the LOC118054300 gene encoding NAD(P)H-quinone oxidoreductase subunit 1, chloroplastic, giving the protein MAVALIGESLLSAVIEKDVRSNKATTKYLLMGGASSSILVHGFSWLYGSSGGEIELQEIVNGLINTQMYNSPGISIALIFITVGIGFKLSPTPSHQWTIGLEYAGPFGVLQALADGTKLLFKENLFPSRGDTRLFSIGPSIAVISTLLSYSVIPFGYHFVLADLNIGVFLWIAISSIAPIGLLMSGYGSNNKYSFLGGLRAAAQSISYEIPLTLCVLSISLRAIR; this is encoded by the exons ATGGCTGTGGCATTGATTGGAGAATCACTTCTCTCTGCTGTCATTGAG AAAGATGTACGGTCTAATAAGGCTACTACGAAATATTTACTCATGGGTGGGGCAAGCTCTTCTATTCTGGTTCATGGTTTCTCTTGGCTATATGGTTCGTCCGGGGGAGAGATCGAGCTTCAAGAAATAGTGAATGGTCTTATCAATACACAAATGTATAACTCCCCAGGAATTTCAATTGCGCTTATATTCATCACTGTAGGAATTGGGTTCAAGCTTTCCCCAACCCCTTCTCATCAATGGACTATTGGACTTGAATATGCCGGTCCTTTTGGAGTTCTTCAAGCTCTAGCAGATGGAacaaaactacttttcaaagaaaatcttTTTCCATCTAGAGGAGATACTCGTTTATTCAGTATCGGACCATCCATAGCAGTCATATCAACGCTATTAAGCTATTCAGTAATTCCTTTTGGCTATCACTTTGTTTTAGCAGATCTAAATATCGGCGTCTTTTTATGGATTGCCATTTCAAGTATTGCTCCCATTGGACTTCTTATGTCAGGATATggatcaaataataaatattcctTTTTAGGTGGTCTACGAGCTGCCGCTCAATCGATTAGTTATGAAATACCATTAACTCTCTGTGTATTATCCATATCTCTACGTGCGATtcgttga
- the LOC118054605 gene encoding putative disease resistance RPP13-like protein 1 — protein sequence MRTVPTHHLKELEDSCWSVLHAFRGENPNDYEELLEIGREIVRKCKGLPLAAKTLGGLIRTKRDVEEWEKILESNLWDLPKDNILPALKLSYHCLPSHLKQCFAYCSIFPKDYPFRKDELVLLWMAEGFLVCSVDDEMEKAVAEWFDDLLSRDAAKMLCSASKLKHLRYLDLSRSDLVTLPQEVSALLNLQTLILKYCRQLASLPDLGNLKYLRHLNLEGTRIERLPESLERLINLRYLNIKDTPLKEMPQHMGQLTKLQTLTFFLVGRQNETSIKELGKLQHRRGELHIGNLQNVVDARDAAEANLKDKKHLDKLRLTWDGDTHDTQHITSTLEKLEPNRKVKDLEIDGYGGVRFPEWIGQSSFSNIVSLKLSGCTNCTSLPPLGQLASLKALSIEGFDKVVTVGSEFYGNCTAMKKPFESLKILSFRRMPEWREWISDEGSREAFPLLEFLSITECPNLAKALPSHHFPHVTRLIK from the exons ATGAGAACTGTTCCAACTCATCATCTAAAAGAATTGGAAGACAGCTGCTGGTCCGTGTTACATGCATTTCGTGGTGAAAATCCCAATGATTATGAAGAGTTGCTAGAGATTGGAAGAGAAATAGTGAGAAAGTGTAAAGGCCTTCCTCTAGCTGCAAAAACACTCGGAGGTCTGATACGCACCAAAAGAGATGTCGAGGAGTGGGAGAAGATATTGGAAAGCAATCTATGGGATTTACCCAAAGACAATATCCTCCCAGCCTTGAAATTAAGTTATCATTGTCTCCCGTCACATCTGAAGCAGTGTTTTGCTTATTGTTCCATATTTCCAAAAGACTATCCATTTCGAAAGGATGAATTAGTGCTCCTGTGGATGGCAGAGGGCTTCTTAGTCTGCTCCGTAGATGATGAGATGGAAAAAGCAGTTGCTGAGTGGTTTGATGATCTCTTGTCAAG AGATGCAGCTAAGATGTTATGTTCAGCTAGCAAGTTGAAGCATTTGCGGTATTTGGATCTCTCTCGGTCAGATTTAGTAACGTTGCCTCAAGAAGTGAGTGCTCTTCTCAATTTACAAACGTTGATCTTGAAATATTGCCGACAACTTGCTAGTCTACCTGATCTTGGAAATTTGAAGTATTTACGACATCTGAATCTTGAAGGAACAAGAATCGAAAGGTTGCCTGAATCTCTGGAAAGGTTAATCAACTTGCGGTATCTTAACATCAAAGACACGCCTTTGAAAGAGATGCCACAACATATGGGTCAACTGACAAAGCTCCAAACGTTGACTTTCTTTCTCGTGGGAAGACAGAATGAGACCAGCATTAAAGAATTGGGAAAGCTACAACATCGACGGGGAGAACTTCATATTGGGAACCTTCAAAACGTGGTGGATGCTCGGGATGCTGCTGAggcaaatttgaaagataaaaagcaCCTTGATAAGCTGAGGTTAACATGGGATGGTGATACTCATGACACGCAACACATAACAAGCACACTTGAGAAATTAGAGCCAAATAGAAAGGTGAAGGATCTTGAGATTGATGGTTATGGAGGTGTAAGGTTTCCGGAGTGGATAGGACAGTCCTCTTTCTCAAATATAGTGTCCTTGAAGCTCAGTGGATGTACAAACTGCACCTCCTTACCACCGCTCGGGCAATTAGCTTCTTTAAAGGCTCTTTCCATTGAAGGATTTGATAAAGTTGTGACTGTGGGCTCTGAGTTCTATGGGAATTGTACTGCTATGAAGAAGCCATTTGAATCCctcaaaatattatcttttagaAGGATGCCAGAGTGGCGCGAGTGGATTTCAGACGAAGGGAGCCGGGAAGCCTTCCCTCTTCTTGAGTTTCTTTCAATCACAGAATGCCCCAACCTTGCAAAGGCCCTACCTAGTCACCACTTTCCACATGTAACAAGACTTATTAAGTAA